A genomic window from Elaeis guineensis isolate ETL-2024a chromosome 3, EG11, whole genome shotgun sequence includes:
- the LOC105041018 gene encoding receptor-like serine/threonine-protein kinase At1g78530, producing MVKSVALGLYITISCVAFIMSKIIVSFLLYKRWARKHRIMEDTLSGGKMVMFRSPTTRSLTSKAFMKKTMRLSNKDIIGSGGYGTVYRLIIDDNSAFAVKKLNKGNTDRDHGFERELNAMGDIKHRNIVTLHGYYIAPQFNLLIYELMPNGSLDVLLHGKSGKDKPLDWPSRCKIALGAARGLSYLHHDCIPHIIHRDIKSSNILLDQNMEARVSDFGLATLMEPDKSHVTTIAAGTFGYLAPEYFDSGRATTKGDVYSFGVVLLELLTGKRPTDETFIEEGTKLVTWVKEVVKDKREEHAIDSSLVCFPMEEVKKVFNIAEKCLESDPSKRPTMAAVLKMLEQINQTNL from the exons ATGGTCAAGTCTGTTGCTTTAGGACTCTATATTACTATTTCTTGCGTTGCATTTATTATGTCCAAGATTATAGTTTCATTCCTCCTCTACAAAAGATGGGCACGGAAGCATAGGATCATGGAAGACACTTTGTCAG GTGGAAAGATGGTCATGTTCCGGTCTCCAACAACACGGTCTCTTACTTCAAAGGCTTTTATGAAGAAGACCATGAGATTATCAAACAAGGACATCATTGGTTCAGGTGGCTATGGTACTGTTTACAGATTAATAATAGATGATAACAGTGCTTTTGCTGTGAAGAAATTGAACAAAGGAAATACAGATAGAGATCACGGATTCGAAAGAGAGCTGAATGCAATGGGTGACATAAAGCACAGGAACATTGTCACTCTTCATGGATATTACATTGCACCGCAGTTTAATCTTCTAATATATGAACTGATGCCAAATGGAAGTTTGGATGTATTGCTTCATG GCAAATCAGGTAAAGACAAACCTCTGGATTGGCCTTCAAGGTGCAAAATAGCACTAGGTGCAGCACGGGGTTTATCATATCTACATCATGATTGTATTCCACATATAATCCACAGGGACATAAAGTCAAGCAACATTCTGCTGGATCAGAACATGGAGGCAAGGGTATCCGATTTTGGATTGGCCACATTAATGGAACCAGATAAGAGTCATGTTACAACAATTGCTGCAGGGACTTTTGGATATTTAGCTCCCG AGTACTTTGATTCGggaagagcaacaacaaaaggagaTGTTTACAGCTTTGGTGTTGTCTTGCTTGAACTTCTAACAGGGAAAAGACCAACAGATGAAACGTTTATTGAAGAAGGCACAAAGCTGGTGACATGG GTGAAAGAAGTTGTCAAAGACAAGAGAGAAGAACATGCAATCGACAGTTCCCTGGTATGTTTTCCAATGGAAGAAGTCAAGAAAGTGTTCAACATTGCAGAAAAATGCCTAGAATCAGATCCCTCCAAGAGACCAACCATGGCTGCAGTTCTTAAAATGCTTGAGCAAATAAACCAAACAAATCTGTAG